From the Methylomonas sp. MK1 genome, one window contains:
- a CDS encoding bifunctional diguanylate cyclase/phosphodiesterase — translation MSLSKQLLILISALFLMIFSVNFALSVNNIKDYLEGESKNHAQDTATSLGLSLSPYMVDNHDPVIKTMMSAIFDMGYYKEIRLVDADNKELVALSSDKRIEGVPDWFTDLLPMTSATAESEISSGWNMSGVIYVTVNSGYAYLKLYEQAKSGFYYSLAAFLFSISLLALLLRVTLASLRKIDLLAQQISDGHFESIEELPWTREVRNVAASMNTMSHKIKTTIAALHGKLDQMGASLLRDDLTGLYKKAVFETDMKNLALEDADAYVVLIKIDSLVDLVKERDSDVIDQFLQAFAAILEKIADLAGAQAGKAYRFYGAEFALVLKIGNSEQLEGLVKTLSNEVTELGERYQKTDLAHIGVVAFNPLLTTEILLEAAHEAYEQAHLIGTNSYFIRTGDNLARDIATWRDLVFDCVDHNGYSVWYIGQIAAFSSGELLMEEAFIQVHDKQGGLVAIGPFISIAEKFAKIVDLDKGVIRIALEHIRHNHIEHAIAVNVSTRTIKNSDFRLWLEKLIKQNPAEAKKLVFSLSAYAVVKDIDAYQAFIETVHQWGARVMIKRFETQSMSAELVKRLKPDFIRLARDIGNGIDSSSQKHAFVQTMQEISTLLDISILAENVQSDKDYRRLKAIGIVGASR, via the coding sequence ATGTCATTATCCAAACAATTGTTAATCCTGATATCGGCGTTGTTTTTGATGATTTTCAGCGTCAATTTCGCGTTGAGCGTCAACAACATCAAGGACTACCTGGAAGGCGAATCGAAGAATCATGCCCAGGATACCGCCACCTCGCTGGGTCTATCGCTCAGTCCTTACATGGTTGATAACCACGATCCGGTGATTAAAACCATGATGAGCGCAATTTTTGATATGGGTTATTACAAAGAAATCAGGCTGGTCGATGCGGATAACAAAGAACTGGTGGCTCTAAGCAGCGACAAGCGCATAGAAGGCGTGCCGGACTGGTTTACCGACCTGCTGCCGATGACATCGGCCACCGCCGAAAGCGAAATCAGCTCGGGCTGGAACATGAGCGGGGTGATCTACGTCACGGTCAACTCCGGCTACGCCTATCTAAAGCTGTATGAACAAGCCAAATCCGGGTTTTACTATTCCCTTGCGGCATTTTTGTTCTCCATCTCCCTGCTGGCACTGCTTTTACGCGTCACATTAGCCTCGCTAAGAAAAATCGATCTATTGGCTCAGCAGATCAGCGACGGCCATTTCGAAAGCATCGAAGAATTGCCCTGGACCCGCGAAGTACGCAATGTCGCGGCATCCATGAACACCATGTCGCACAAAATAAAAACCACGATTGCCGCACTGCACGGCAAACTGGACCAAATGGGCGCCAGCTTGTTGCGCGACGATTTGACCGGGCTGTATAAAAAAGCCGTGTTCGAAACCGACATGAAAAATTTGGCCTTGGAAGACGCGGATGCCTATGTGGTATTGATAAAAATCGACAGCTTGGTCGATCTGGTTAAAGAGCGCGACAGCGACGTGATCGATCAATTCTTACAAGCGTTTGCCGCCATACTGGAAAAAATCGCCGATCTTGCTGGAGCACAAGCCGGCAAAGCTTATCGATTCTACGGCGCCGAATTTGCACTCGTGCTGAAGATTGGGAATTCGGAACAACTGGAAGGGTTGGTGAAAACCCTGAGCAACGAAGTAACCGAATTGGGCGAACGTTACCAAAAAACCGATTTGGCCCACATCGGCGTGGTTGCTTTCAATCCGCTGCTGACCACCGAAATTCTGTTGGAAGCCGCGCACGAAGCTTATGAACAAGCGCATCTGATCGGCACCAACAGTTATTTCATCCGCACCGGCGATAATTTAGCCCGCGATATTGCCACCTGGCGGGATTTGGTCTTCGACTGCGTCGACCATAACGGTTACTCGGTTTGGTATATCGGGCAGATCGCCGCATTCAGCAGCGGCGAACTGTTGATGGAAGAAGCTTTCATTCAGGTGCACGATAAACAGGGCGGCCTGGTGGCAATCGGTCCATTCATCTCGATTGCTGAAAAATTCGCCAAAATCGTCGATCTGGATAAAGGCGTCATTCGCATCGCGTTGGAGCATATTCGACATAATCATATCGAACATGCCATCGCCGTCAACGTATCGACCCGCACCATCAAAAACAGCGATTTCCGGCTCTGGTTGGAAAAACTAATCAAACAAAATCCGGCGGAAGCCAAAAAGCTGGTATTCAGCTTATCCGCTTATGCTGTCGTCAAGGATATAGACGCCTATCAGGCCTTCATAGAAACCGTGCATCAATGGGGCGCGCGGGTGATGATCAAACGCTTCGAAACCCAATCCATGTCGGCGGAATTGGTCAAGCGCCTGAAACCGGACTTTATCCGTCTGGCCCGCGACATCGGCAACGGTATCGACAGTTCCTCGCAAAAGCACGCGTTCGTGCAAACCATGCAAGAAATTTCCACATTGCTGGATATTTCGATCTTGGCCGAAAACGTACAGTCGGATAAGGATTATCGCCGCTTAAAGGCGATAGGAATCGTCGGTGCCAGCCGTTAA
- a CDS encoding transglutaminase-like cysteine peptidase: MPAVNKGALNAAGIALIVFSLCCGMVLAAGLLIDQSLLDKVEKKYGSTAKQRFLDWQSLIENGKGWPEATKLERVNDFFNGNVEFIDDIILWQKTDYWAAPTEFLAKGAGDCEDYSIAKYFTLVEMGVDESKLRITYVKALELNQAHMVLTYFDSPRAVPLVLDNLKPNIVPATQRSDLQPVYSFNGTGLWLAKSKGSGQHVGGSDRLSMWTELKLRMLESPF; encoded by the coding sequence GTGCCAGCCGTTAATAAGGGCGCACTTAATGCAGCCGGAATCGCCCTTATTGTCTTTAGCCTGTGTTGCGGCATGGTGCTGGCGGCCGGCTTATTAATCGATCAGAGCCTGCTGGATAAAGTAGAAAAAAAATACGGCTCAACAGCCAAGCAACGTTTCTTAGACTGGCAAAGCTTGATCGAGAACGGCAAAGGCTGGCCGGAAGCGACGAAACTGGAACGGGTCAACGACTTTTTCAACGGTAACGTCGAGTTTATTGACGATATTATCCTGTGGCAAAAAACCGATTACTGGGCAGCACCCACGGAGTTTCTGGCCAAAGGTGCCGGCGATTGCGAAGATTACTCCATAGCCAAATATTTCACCTTGGTGGAAATGGGCGTCGATGAAAGTAAACTGCGGATTACCTACGTCAAGGCTTTGGAACTGAATCAGGCACATATGGTACTGACCTACTTCGACTCGCCGCGCGCGGTACCCTTGGTGCTGGATAATCTGAAGCCGAACATAGTCCCTGCTACGCAGCGCAGCGACTTACAGCCTGTGTACAGCTTTAACGGTACCGGCTTATGGCTTGCCAAAAGTAAAGGTTCCGGGCAACATGTCGGCGGTTCGGACCGCTTAAGCATGTGGACCGAGCTTAAATTAAGAATGCTGGAATCGCCTTTTTGA
- a CDS encoding group II truncated hemoglobin encodes MSPTPYELIGGETALRSLVDRFYFYMDILPEAQGIRAMHAPSLASAKDKLFKFFSGWLGGPNLFIEEFGHPMLRARHFPFSIGESERDQWMLCMNKALDEIETDPRLRENIRTALQQLATHMINQEATGS; translated from the coding sequence AGTTAATCGGCGGCGAGACTGCCTTGCGCAGCTTGGTCGATAGATTCTACTTTTATATGGATATTCTGCCGGAAGCCCAGGGTATCCGCGCCATGCACGCCCCCAGCCTGGCAAGCGCCAAAGACAAATTGTTCAAGTTCTTCTCGGGCTGGCTGGGTGGCCCCAACCTGTTTATCGAAGAATTCGGCCATCCGATGCTGCGGGCCCGGCATTTTCCATTCTCGATTGGCGAATCGGAGCGGGATCAATGGATGCTCTGTATGAACAAGGCTTTGGACGAAATTGAGACGGACCCGCGCCTGCGCGAGAATATCCGCACCGCCTTGCAACAACTCGCGACGCATATGATCAATCAAGAAGCCACGGGAAGCTGA